CAAGAGACCAGTTTGTAAATCAGTACAGGTTAAAGTACTCAAAGATTATAATCCAATTCTTATACAACTTAACTGACTGCAGACTTTGGCTGATATTAGAGgaaaagttcacacaaaaatgaaaattcaatcattttgaattttaacCTTTGTTATCACAGAACTACTGATAAACTGAACTCACTCGCAGTATGGGCCTGTCAGGTTCTGGGGGCAGAGGCACCCGTAGCTCTTGAAACCTTTGAGGCACGTGGCGCCGTTGCTGCAGTTGCTGTTTTCACACATGTCAGCTTCCACCTCACAGTGTTCACCACTGTAACCCAGCTCACACGCACATCTGAAACCCTCCGGCAGGTTGACGCAGATTCCGTAGATGCAGGGGCTGGAGATGCAGGCGTTTGTTGGCTCTTGACAAAGTGGCCCAGTCCACTCGGGGGGACAAGTGCAGTGGTGCAGGTCGAACAggtcctcacacacaccctcgtTCTGACAGGGGTCGGGCGCGCACACGCTGGCTCCGTAGCAGCCGTATTGTGGGCTGGCTTCGTTGTCTGTCCTCACAAACTGCTCCTCCTGAGGTCGGGGGAGGTTTAACTCCGTGTCGCGATGGAAAGGAAGAGGGAGGCCTCCGATCTCCACCggccccaaacagccagacagCTTCCCTCCAGCGTCCAGGCTCAGCCCCCCAAGGGAGATGTCTGCTCCCTCCCTGAGAAATTCCAGGTCTCCCGCAGCAGTTTTGGACGTGCTCAGCTCCTCAGTGCCCCCATCCACAGCCATGATCCACCTGGAGGTGGGGAGTGTCTGGTTCTCCATGCTGAGCTCCACAGTATGCCACTCTCCATCACTGACTGGACCCTTGCTCTCAAGTGTCATCTGGTGGGAATCCTTGCTAGCCCCAGCCTGGAGCTCAATGACCAAATGAGAGTCCATGAGGGAGACAGTGAGGTGGTCTGAGTCCTTTTGTGCATGAAGTAAGGTGGCGGCCGCCTGTCTCGAGCGGAAGCTGAAGGAGACACTGCTGAGACGGCGTTTAATCTTCCCATTGCTGCGGTAGAGCAGAACGCCACTCTCAACCCGAAACGTGACGTTTGACAAACCTGGAGAAGAGAAACATACGAGACTTGATAACAAAGAAATGTTCACTCTAgtgtttccattcatttttccaAATTCCTCAATGTAAGCTAATggtaaaaagttttttttttcagccccaGTGCATCAAGCGAAAATGTAATCACGCGGTATGGCCACGATGATGGTTGATGCCGatcttcctgggggcttggttACATGTAGCAACATGGGAATTtgaaaaccaaagaaaatgGCACCTGAAATAGGTGCCAGATGGCAGTGCCCTCTTGGATACCCCTTTGGTGGattaaacatgataaagtgccttCTAAGTTGCCCCTCCAGTGAAGAAAATGTGGTGAAGTGTCCTCACTTCACTATAAATATATCACATCTTTCTGTGCCCTGTggttaattttatttttcccccGCCCCTTAAACACCCTGTGTCCGCCACTGCtggacagaatgaaaaacacatgaagagaGGCTTCGACTGGCAGCTACACTCTGGATCATGggccccccccccttttctttcttagAACATGTGACACCTCCAGGAAGACTTGTCATCATAAACGTCCACAGGCATGTGGCGGTAGACTTAATCTGAGCGGGGATTACCACGTCTTAGAGGAATCCTGTGTCGGATCCCTGCCTCAACTCTGTTCCCTTCTGTAATCAGCCACACTGTAATTAATCAGTGCCCGCACCGGTGAGTGCACTGCAGACAGTCCCTTCAGTGGATACACAGCAGGAGCAGAAACGGGCTGGTACAAAAGAGGCATGTATCAACTGTGAATCCTTTTTTTGTGCCAATGTGTTTCACCTGTAAACCAGTAATTGCAGCACACAACACACTATTGACAGCATAGATCCTCTGTCCTTGGCCGTTCTTAGAGAGTCTctgaggctcttttttttttttaccccatgGTCATGTACTTTTTAAGACGACAACAGCTCCTCCTGTCAGGACACTCACACTCAAAGCCCTGTGGGCGGGGTTGACAAACAGCAGTGGCGGGGCAGGGAGACAGCTCGCACCATTTCACCTCCTCACAGCGCCTCCCTGCCGTGTTGGGGGGGCAGTTGCAGATGAAATCATCCCACATGGAGTAACACACTCCACCGTTGAGACAGGGGTTGACCTAGAGAGGAGAAAACGGCCAAGATGGATCAACTTAAACCTCCTGTCAGCTCTACATTGTCCTCggtcactgtaaaaaaaaaaaaagaggaatgaaaTTAAAGGCGGTATAATGAACGCAGCAGCGCTGATATAACTCACAGCACAGACGTTGTCACTGCTGCATCCCTCTGCAATGTTGACGAGTTGCTCCAGGCGGTGTGATTCCACTGGAGTTGCGATGGGGTAGAACTGCAGCCGCTTGCTGTTAATCCTCAGATCCTGGACACATCCCTTGAAGTAGCCGCCAAACGAGGCAGAGGCCCTCGAGTCTGGCAGCCCCCCAACGTAAACCAGATCCCCGGGGTGGGCCTGGACGGGCCTGATGTGCATGGAGCCCTGGTTCTGAGCCGACTGGAACAAGACGGCTTCCGTTGCATCCAGCTTCACAGTCACCAGATGGAAATGGCCGTCATTGAGCACAGCCCGGCCGAGGAGGGTCTCAAAGTTGTTGACCTGAACTTTGACCCTGCCCTCTTCCAGCAACAGGCGCAGATACTGGCTGGTGCTGTTGGCCATGATGAGGAGCAGCCCGCTGGACTGTCTGGTGCGAATGAACATGGATATAGTCGCTGTGTCACCTGGCTCATCATCCAATGAGAAGACAGCAAAACTCTCAGAGTCTTTGCTCCCAAATCTCGCAGTGATATACTCTGCAcgggaggaaagagaaaaaggcgTCACTTAAAGGTGCATGATGAAGTTTTGGGGAGgaatttttaatcagaagaggaagattGGACTGATaatttatgcctaaacaaacaaaataaataaactctctttgttttaatgactgaagtaactgaataaacaaactgacttcaAAGAACAGAACAATCTCATACTGTATTACTTTGtgtatatgtggcggaccctgccacctttttgcttcaaacagtgctctgggaccttatttctcCTTAGAGAACTGCTTGTTGATTCCATTAGAGCAAAAACTATTTTGAGTTAATACTGTTACCTCGTTAATATTGCAGGCAGAGTATTTCAGTCTTAATTTTAAAGTCAGAAGTGATTCCACTCTCTTGAAGCCAAATGTTGATCTTCCTCACCTGTCTCTTTGCCAGAAAgcagataaacacatttcaaaaaatatcaaactgttCCTTCAGGTGCTTTAAACGTTAGATTTGTTGTGCTATGGACCATAAGCTATTCATTATGCACTGTCCCCTGCGTTGCTTAAACACTGACGCGTGCTCTCTGTTCCTTGAAAAGAATGATGCTGCTGAGGATACCAACCAACGAAAATAGCTCTGCATGGCGTGAGTCCTGACTCCCTGATCTGTCAAAGTGAAGGCGTTCCAGGTGAAACACACGTTTTTTAAATCCTCGGCCCAGGTGTTGCTGAATGCCACCTACTTATATGTCTGAGCTAATTCTACCAGGACTGTAAGCTCCTTTAAAGTCTACTGACTAACTTTATCATCCCGCAGGGACGCTGTCTTTAGAAACACTGAGATTTCTGCAGTGACGCGACATTGACTTTGAACTTGGCTTGACCTGTTCCTGTTTCATGGCATTCAATTCTGTCTAGAAGGGTTGAAAACGCTGCAATCAGTGAAAATAAGTATTCCACACACGTATAGCATCTGACGTTCAGAGGATTTGTAGGTATGTTCACGAAGAGAGGCGTTAATAATGTGAATCTAATCCTCACTGAAATGAAACCTCAAAGGAtgagttcactcaaaaatgaaaattcagttattatctacCTACTCACCCCCAATCAGATGGAAAGCCGGGCGATCTTTTTTTGTagttaataaacaaacacatttctggagcttcccaGCAAAACAGCACCGTAgaattctgctaaacaactgaagtgtatgttttaaaacatgaaaaacaaccactataataaataaatgaatgaaacgGCCTCATATATTTCCACCCTTGATGTGCAGCTGAGCTTATGTGCTCAATTCAGACAGGGTGCGTGCTAAGTCTTTTAGCTACGGTGaagattttaagttttttaagatttgaagtttcagctccttcagttgtttgggagtTGTTTGGGAGAATATCACTATTTTGCCATGAAGCTCTGGAAATGTCTTGTGGACTTTGACTCCACTCGACTTTGTTGTTTAGAGTGTGTATGTCATACCCTCTTCACAGTTGCTTCCCTCATGAGGCCTGTGGCACTCACACATGTAGCTCCTCCAGCCCTGGCTCACGCAGCGCCCTCGGTTCTGACACGGACTGTCATCGCACATGTCCTTGTCGCTGCACCCTGCAGTGATGTTCGCCTGGGCGTCTGACTCTTCTACAACAGGCAGCACCAGATGTGAGTCCACAAACACATCTCTGAAGCAGCCCAAAAAAGCACGAGGGCGGTCCCCGTCGCCCCCTTCCAAGGCCCCTATGAAGAGGCTTTGACGCACTGTTCCCGGCTTGGGGAGAGCAGAGGCTCGCTCGAGCAGCTGGACTTCATCGCTGGAGTCTCTGATGCAGCTTCCTTCGGTGCAAAGCAGCCTGATGAGGCTGACCACACCGCCCAGCGACACTTCCACCGTGTGCCACTGGTTGTCGGACAAGTACTCTGGCAGCTCCTGAACCAGCGTGCTGGAGCCCTGACCTCTCAGGCTGCGGAGGCAGAGATGCCCATCCATCAGCTCAATGCTGAGGAGCAGGTCGTCCACTCTGCGCTGCAAGAGGGTGCCGACGGGTCGTGCCGATCTGAAGCTGAGGGTAACATTAAGAGCAGCCTCTGGTTCAAGAAGCTGAGTCTCTATGTACATGTAGCCCGGGGACTCAAATGAGAAGACAGTGGGAGTGTGGCATGTAGGGCCTATGAAGCCAGCAAGGCAGATGCATTTATAAGTGTGCTGATCGTTGATAAGTAAGGGAGAGCATATTCCTCCATTCTCGCACTGGTTCCCGTCACAGCCTGAAAGTGCAGTTGTGCAGGTCTCTCCCCCATACAGGCGCCCATTTTGGCTCTTCTGGGAGCAAAGGCATCTGAACCCTCCATTGTGGCTCTCGCATAAGCCGCCATTTTGGCATGGCTGCCGTTCACATGCATCGACGTCTTCAGCGGAGAAAGCACCTGGAGAGGCAAACACAAACCAAGGTCCTTCTTTAAACAGTCGGACATTGAACTGCATGCACACTTTAGAGAGTTCACTATGTAGTTATGGGTAGGaaatttaatcagaagagaaatatcttcattgactgatgtTTTACGCCAatacagactaaataaacaatctgtctttgttttcataactgaataaacaaactgacaatttcattctgttttactttgtttatatgtggcaggccctgccacctttctagattcagtattctggggaccttattttcctctgagaacagcttgtttattcaattagggaaaaaaaatctgagtttgtattatgacatcattaatattgtaaatatcaaattTCTGAGGtcaaatttcttctccaaaactacatagtgcccctttaagcgGCACTTGTGTAAGTGAGGGTCAGTAAACAGTCAACAAATGTGCGTGCGGGAGTAAATGAACCAATGAACCCACAGAGTAAGGAtgagaaaccaaaaaaaccaaaaaacaactgtaaaaactGATACTTATTGCTTCAAAGTTATGGCAATCAACAGGATAGATGACAGTCAGATAAACACGCTAATGACTGCATCGTTGAAACAACAAATTTGTGGTGGAATTGTCGGAAAGATACAACGACAATTTCTAAATATGAATCAGCTGTGATCGCAGTGTACATATTGTAGACATTACCTGCATAAAGCATCCATAACATCCACACATGGACGATGAATCTCAACATTGTCCTCAACAAGTCCTCCAAATTATAAGATGTCTGTCAGTATCTTCATCCTCACAGACTGGTGGGGAACACTCGTGTGTGCGGctccatctctgctcctctctgcatGTCCACTGAAATGCTTGGCGCGCTGCAAGCCAGATAGGAGGGATTAAGCTAATGCACTTACAATGTCTTACACATTCAATGTGTTGGCGATGGGAGGGGTCCATCCCGGAGGCTAATTTGAGGAACGCCAAGCATTTTTTCTCGACTGAACTCTGATGTACAGTTATATAAAGGGCATTCGAGGTCCACCTGATGGAAAACAACGGGATGGGAGAGACTGGGAGAGGATGGTGAACCTCAGCTGAGCAGATGCACAAACTGAAATTCAGTTTCTTTCATAACAAAATCTGTAGAGGGGAATGTTCACAAAATacaaccatacacacacactgaaacatggacacaaacataaaatgcatGTGTTcccatgcacgcacacatgtCTGCTAAAGAGCATGTCATCTGTTGAGGACGGTTTggctgcagcagtcagctggGACAAAGCCAAGTCTCTGAAAGAAGTAGAAGTAGCCAGTGGTTCTAATCTGGCAAGTATCTCTCTCATTAAAACATCACTGACGTCATCACGAGACCTTTGCCCGAAGAGCCCTGCTGAGAGCATTCAGCCTGATCATTAATCAAACTAATGGCCTTACTGTTCTTTTTAGTGTTACTTGTTTTATAGTTGCTTGGGTTCTGGTTTTAAGATGACACCCACAGTATGTTATATCCCAAAAGTTTGGGGCCATGATccaataaatgaaataaaaacaactatgACATaaagtttattgtcatattaaAGCATGTATTTACTTTTAGAAATACGTgtaaaacacactgtatttcATGTGGTATAATTCATTCTTCACCCAAGTCTGCGCCATGGAGAGCTCCGCTCTCCCCCATAAAACGATGCTCCTGAAGCACCTAGACACCTCGCCACTTACCCCGCCCTTAATTCCCTGACTTGTCGACCTCACACTAAAACAGGACAGAGCCAACTGGAGACACGgtgagcggtgctggctcaggcatgtgtgagttAACCAATCTATTTCATACTTTACTGTATGTATCATCCATCTATAAATCCTGCATGTGGTATATGCTGTGTATAGACATGGATACATACTGTGCATGTACTGCACAAAACCACCCACTTTAAGTATATAATCTAGTATTCTGCTTATCAGGGCCCGAGCACAAATCATGAAggagttcttcttcttcttctgccaaTATAACTGCATTTTTGAAGGGCAAAACCTGCTCGAAGACGTGGCGAACTTGGCACATGCATCAGAAGAGGTAAAAAAAACTCTGCCTGATCGGGGTCTTGTGTGGGGGTGCCAAGGCTTGACCGATTTACACGCACATAAATTGGTGGGCACTTATATCACACCCTGACATAtacaaagtattttttaaaaagcctctgGGAGCCATTGCCCAAAGTCAACAcaaagtcagccattttgaatttCCTGCTCGATATTGGTGATTTGTCTGTGTAAATGGCCCTGACGCCGCCGCTGAAGCGCCctttcatcactgcttgcagtTTTCATTCAATATTTATGCCTTTGCACTATTTACAATCTACAGAAAGCTTGACTTGTAGGCCtgttctgcaggaaaaaaacagcatagaccagcaccaaaacacaacatacatagcctacatgttgtgttttggtgctggtctatgctgaTTTTTCCAGCAGCGTCCTGTAGTTATTGTTATGATGTTGTTGGACAGTTTTATAGTTATTTATGAAACATCTATTTTTGTTCAGATTTGTTTGTAGACGTAGCTACTGTATGTCTATCTCTGTGAGAGTAACtgaatactcaagtaaagtgtGAGTACCTCAGTACTCAGCTACAATACTTGAGTCACTGTGTCTGTTAGTTGCTGCTATAAAAGACGTTTAAACTAGCTGTAAATGTAAGGCTGCCATTGGCTTGCagactacattacccatgataCCCTGATGTCATGAACCCCCTCGCAAAGTATTCTCGACAACACGTCCTCCTGGTGCACTTCGCGCTCGACTTTCCGTGCGGTTCGCACCAATTCACCATCGCAGGTGTCGTGGATAGTGTCCATGTCCCCGTATCGctcatgtttgtctgtgctgaCGGCTCCGAACAGCAGCTTCGGAGGACAAAAGCTGAAGCAGCCAATGAGCGAACGGTTTGTTACGGTGTCCGACATTTCTGGTAGGATGCATAGGTGTGGCGTTGAGGATATTCAGGAAATTATTATTCCCCCGTTTGTATTTCACGTTGCTTGCTGTCATCTGGTTTGTGTGGCGCTCTGAAAACACGGCTCGAACCTCTAAGgtaagatatatatattttacacaaCGTCTCGATACAAAGGTTAATTTCCGGGATAGCGATAAGGGTCGTTTGTCAACACTCTCCTCGGAGGGGGCCCGCCCGTTAGACTGGTAACGTTAGGGGTCCTTGAGGTGGAGAGCGAATTTACAAATACAACGATATTGGCGTTGACATTAACAAGACGGCGCAAGACGGCTACTAGCTAAAATACACATATCAGGCCTGTGTTGCCTGTTGACTGCTGTGTACggcttctctctgtttctgaaaTATACACGAAACATTAGCAACAAGCCGCTACAGCTCATCttttcatgcagtttttttttttttttttttttttacatttatgctAACTTTTTTACCAACCGTGCTCCTTCATGACAGCCCCAAGCTGTAATTATTATTGCTGTGTTGTTAAAGTCAGGCACATATACATGCCAAGCTATTTGTCAAACCGCTTAAATACCACAGTCCTATCAAATGTGGCTCCAAACCCCTTACTTGGGCGAGTTCGCACTGATACAGCTTAAATCTAagcactgtttctgtttctctggctTTCAGGACTGATTCGTGGTCGTCCTACAGACACACCAATGAAGAAAAAGCCTTGTAATCCTGTGCGTCCCAAACGCCGCAGGCAGCCCAGTGCCAGCAGTGACTGTGGCACAGGGCTGGGCACTGTTCTGGGCTCGACCAGCGACCCACGAAACTCAGAAGCTCTCCCAGAATCACCTTCACAAGTCAGGCACCTGGCCATGTCGCAGCACAGTCACCACCTCCTCAAGTTCTTGAATGAGGACCGGACCCGGCAGAGGTTCTGTgatgtatctgtgtctgtgggaGGGAAGCTCTTCAGTGCCCACAAGGTGGTGTTGGCCCATGGGAGCAGCTACTTCCACGCTGAGCTGTCCAAGAACCCAGCAACAGCACACGTGACTCTGGACCATGTGGAGGATGCGGTTTTCCAGCTCCTGCTTGGCTTTTTGTACACCTCTGAGTGCGTTGTCGCGGAGATGGACCTGCCAGCTCTGACTGAAGCGGCCCGATTTCTGGACATGATGGATATACTAAAGCTTCTGTGTGAAGAGGGGGACAACAACAACCTAGTACACGTGATCCAGGTACAGGATGAGATAAGAGCGTCTCCTGAGGTGGAAATGACCTCCAGCGACTCGCCAGCAGATGACACAGACATCCAGAGCCCATCAGATGTCCCGTGCACCATGCATAGTAGCCAGTTTAGTGCTGACAGCTCCCTGCAGATCCCCTTCCCTGAGACTCACTCTGATGTACAGCAGGACATCTCAgctgagaaagagaagacagcTAGCCAGAGGCCTGCTACCACACGGAGATCAGCTCGCAGGAGGAGAGCACCCACCAAGTATCAGAAAGACGACGAGGAGTACACTGCTAACACTcctgaggaaaaacagaggacTGTTCCACCAAGAGCGCAAGATAAAGTGGAAGAAACAGGAAAGGTGGTCGTGGAAAACCGAGTGCCAAAACTGAATGTGAACCAGACGTCTAAACCTGCTCAGGGGGAGggcacagtggaggaggaggaggatgaggaggaagatggaggagattTGAACGAGGACGCGGTTGCCCAGAGGAAAGTCGCTGAGGTCCGTGCAGCCGACAGAAGCACAGATCAGCAGGGTTCTGATGTAGGAGGGGCGGAGCACCAGGTGGTCTGCGAGGTGGAGGTGCATGTGCCAGCCGCAGGAAGCTCCAGCCAGAGTCCAGTGTACCCTGAAGGTCTGGCTCCAGTCATCATCCAAACCGCCAGCAAGAAGACGCTCAAGTGTCCAAAATGTGACAAGACCTTTGACCGCGCAGGTGGGAACAGTGGAGTAAggtctgcagtgtttctgttgatgtCATTTAGTGGTGGCTACTGGAGAGTGGTGGTCATTTGTCTATATTACACATCTTGACATAGACTGAGATGTTGAACACAGGAATCATCCCCACTGAGAATCTTGTTCTGCTTACTATTCTGAAATGATGTTTGGTGTCTGACATGGTTGCAAGTAGGTCTGCAGCTAACAGTTTTTATTACTGATTGATCTCttgattatttcttttaaattatcATATACTAATGATGCCCAGCACACTTTTCCAAAACCCAAACCCAAGATAATTTATTTAGCCAAGTCAgttactgttagcagcagttagtgctTACTCGAATATAAATATTATGagaggtggccagttcttacttattgcaccttttaacAAGCACAGCATTTACACACTTGCGCAGCATTTACGCATGccaaaaaactgaagaaaaacacctAAAGAAGTCAGACCAGAGAGCAAAAGATGTGGTTGCTGGTGTGGATGTTTTATTAAC
Above is a window of Acanthopagrus latus isolate v.2019 chromosome 21, fAcaLat1.1, whole genome shotgun sequence DNA encoding:
- the LOC119011901 gene encoding protein crumbs homolog 1-like isoform X1 → MQFNVRLFKEGPWFVFASPGAFSAEDVDACERQPCQNGGLCESHNGGFRCLCSQKSQNGRLYGGETCTTALSGCDGNQCENGGICSPLLINDQHTYKCICLAGFIGPTCHTPTVFSFESPGYMYIETQLLEPEAALNVTLSFRSARPVGTLLQRRVDDLLLSIELMDGHLCLRSLRGQGSSTLVQELPEYLSDNQWHTVEVSLGGVVSLIRLLCTEGSCIRDSSDEVQLLERASALPKPGTVRQSLFIGALEGGDGDRPRAFLGCFRDVFVDSHLVLPVVEESDAQANITAGCSDKDMCDDSPCQNRGRCVSQGWRSYMCECHRPHEGSNCEEEYITARFGSKDSESFAVFSLDDEPGDTATISMFIRTRQSSGLLLIMANSTSQYLRLLLEEGRVKVQVNNFETLLGRAVLNDGHFHLVTVKLDATEAVLFQSAQNQGSMHIRPVQAHPGDLVYVGGLPDSRASASFGGYFKGCVQDLRINSKRLQFYPIATPVESHRLEQLVNIAEGCSSDNVCAVNPCLNGGVCYSMWDDFICNCPPNTAGRRCEEVKWCELSPCPATAVCQPRPQGFECLSNVTFRVESGVLLYRSNGKIKRRLSSVSFSFRSRQAAATLLHAQKDSDHLTVSLMDSHLVIELQAGASKDSHQMTLESKGPVSDGEWHTVELSMENQTLPTSRWIMAVDGGTEELSTSKTAAGDLEFLREGADISLGGLSLDAGGKLSGCLGPVEIGGLPLPFHRDTELNLPRPQEEQFVRTDNEASPQYGCYGASVCAPDPCQNEGVCEDLFDLHHCTCPPEWTGPLCQEPTNACISSPCIYGICVNLPEGFRCACELGYSGEHCEVEADMCENSNCSNGATCLKGFKSYGCLCPQNLTGPYCDERIPEIPWYIEINPLPQLPVSTCMGTRWNYSCFNGGNCSEANNTCFCLPGFTGQWCEKDVDECASDPCMNGGFCVNYVNSFECVCDMNYSGIHCQMDVSDFYLYLFLGVWQNLFQLVSYLVIRFDDEPEIEWGFHVND
- the LOC119011901 gene encoding protein crumbs homolog 1-like isoform X2, producing the protein MLRFIVHVWMLWMLYAGAFSAEDVDACERQPCQNGGLCESHNGGFRCLCSQKSQNGRLYGGETCTTALSGCDGNQCENGGICSPLLINDQHTYKCICLAGFIGPTCHTPTVFSFESPGYMYIETQLLEPEAALNVTLSFRSARPVGTLLQRRVDDLLLSIELMDGHLCLRSLRGQGSSTLVQELPEYLSDNQWHTVEVSLGGVVSLIRLLCTEGSCIRDSSDEVQLLERASALPKPGTVRQSLFIGALEGGDGDRPRAFLGCFRDVFVDSHLVLPVVEESDAQANITAGCSDKDMCDDSPCQNRGRCVSQGWRSYMCECHRPHEGSNCEEEYITARFGSKDSESFAVFSLDDEPGDTATISMFIRTRQSSGLLLIMANSTSQYLRLLLEEGRVKVQVNNFETLLGRAVLNDGHFHLVTVKLDATEAVLFQSAQNQGSMHIRPVQAHPGDLVYVGGLPDSRASASFGGYFKGCVQDLRINSKRLQFYPIATPVESHRLEQLVNIAEGCSSDNVCAVNPCLNGGVCYSMWDDFICNCPPNTAGRRCEEVKWCELSPCPATAVCQPRPQGFECLSNVTFRVESGVLLYRSNGKIKRRLSSVSFSFRSRQAAATLLHAQKDSDHLTVSLMDSHLVIELQAGASKDSHQMTLESKGPVSDGEWHTVELSMENQTLPTSRWIMAVDGGTEELSTSKTAAGDLEFLREGADISLGGLSLDAGGKLSGCLGPVEIGGLPLPFHRDTELNLPRPQEEQFVRTDNEASPQYGCYGASVCAPDPCQNEGVCEDLFDLHHCTCPPEWTGPLCQEPTNACISSPCIYGICVNLPEGFRCACELGYSGEHCEVEADMCENSNCSNGATCLKGFKSYGCLCPQNLTGPYCDERIPEIPWYIEINPLPQLPVSTCMGTRWNYSCFNGGNCSEANNTCFCLPGFTGQWCEKDVDECASDPCMNGGFCVNYVNSFECVCDMNYSGIHCQMDVSDFYLYLFLGVWQNLFQLVSYLVIRFDDEPEIEWGFHVND